The genomic region CCTACGCGGCGGCCCAGGTGAAGAAAGCGATTGAGGTCACCAAGGAGCTCGGCGGCGCCAACTATGTGTTCTGGGGCGGCCGCGAAGGATATCAGAACCTGTGGAACACCGACATGAAGCGGGAGTTGGACCATCTTGCCCGCTTCATGCACATGGCGGTCGATTACGCCAAGCAAATCGGCTTCACCGGGCAATTCCTCTTCGAGCCGAAGCCGAAGGAGCCGACCAAGCACCAGTACGACTTCGACGCGGCGGCCTGCATCAACTTCCTCCGCGGCTACGATCTGGCCGACCACGTGAAGCTGAACATCGAGACCAACCACGCCACGCTGGCCGGCCACACCATGCACCACGAGTTGGAGTACGCCGGCCACCAGGGCTTTTTGGGTTCGATCGACGCCAACACGGGCGACCTGCTGCTGGGCTGGGACACCGACCAGTTCCCCACCGATATTTATTTGACCACGCAGTGCATGCTGAGCATTTTGAAGTACGGCGGCCTGACGCCGGGCGGGGTGAACTTCGACGCTAAGGTGCGTCGCGAGAGCTTTGAGCCGATCGACCTGTTCTATGCACACATCGGCGGCATGGACGCCTTTGCACGTGGGTTGAAGATCGCCGCCGCGATTCGGGCCGACGGCCGGCTCGAAAAGCTGCTCAAGGAGCGATACGCCTCGTGGGATTCGGGCGTGGGCGCCGAGATCGAGTCCGGCAAGCACGGCTTTGCCTCGCTGGAAAAGTTCATGCTCGACAAGGGCGAGATCACGCCCAACAAGAGCGGCCGGCAGGAGATGCTTGAGAACTTGATTAACTTCTACCTATAGGGCGACCCGTTTGCCGATTGGTCTGGTCTGCCTGCTGAACCATGTCGTCTGCAAGGCTATACTAAAAGAATGGTAGACCTTTGCCGCAGTCCGAACGTTCGACGATGCCACCCTCGAAACCCATCGTTACGATTGTTGAACGGGACGGAGATGTGGTTGAGATTGTAGCTTCCGGTGCGAGCACAGTCACTGCGATCGCCGAAATGGAACTGACTGGCGACACGCTGACGTTGCGTGGTATGCACGTAGACGGCGCAGGCAGAGGCAGCAGCAGTCTTGGTGAACTGCGGGAAATGGTACGAGAATTAGGACGACAGCAGGGTGCAAAAGAAGTGGTGATTCTCGGTGGCATGCGCACCACCGGTGCAAATCCGGGAAAACTTCCACGCCCGATTAAAATAAGAATTGAGTGATCCAATGAGACGTGTTGTGTTGCATAACTGGAAACCCGGATTTAGCAAAATAGGCTTGAACCATCTACTGCGTGAACGCGCCGGCTTCACGCTCTCAGGCGCGAAATCAACGGTCGATAGCCTGCTCGAAGGCAAAGAAGTCCTGCTGGAACTAGACGATGATGTAGCCGACGACTTCCTCGACGATATCAGGCAACTTGGTGTCGAGGCCCAGGTCGTTGACCGCGTCGCTTGACATGCCTTTCGACCGCCTCCTCGATCCCGACTTGCCGGCGCCGCTGATGTGGTTCGTGCTGGCGTGGCTGTTCGCGGTGGGGGCCTGCATCGGCAGCTTCATGAACGTGGTCATCTACCGGCTGCCGGCCGGGCTGAGCTTGCTGCATCCGCCGTCGCGGTGCCCGGACTGCGAAACGCCGATCCGTGCGACCGACAACGTGCCGATCTT from Pirellulales bacterium harbors:
- the xylA gene encoding xylose isomerase, with translation MPAFADVKKIPFEGPKSKNPLAFHHYNPDEVVEGKPMKDHLRFSVAYWHTFRGTGSDPFGPGTMHRPWEAASDSVENAQNRARVAFEFMEKLGAGFYCFHDRDVAPEGRSLAESNKNLDAVVKTLKEEQQRSGIKLLWGTANLFSNPRYMHGAATSSNADAFAYAAAQVKKAIEVTKELGGANYVFWGGREGYQNLWNTDMKRELDHLARFMHMAVDYAKQIGFTGQFLFEPKPKEPTKHQYDFDAAACINFLRGYDLADHVKLNIETNHATLAGHTMHHELEYAGHQGFLGSIDANTGDLLLGWDTDQFPTDIYLTTQCMLSILKYGGLTPGGVNFDAKVRRESFEPIDLFYAHIGGMDAFARGLKIAAAIRADGRLEKLLKERYASWDSGVGAEIESGKHGFASLEKFMLDKGEITPNKSGRQEMLENLINFYL